In Paracoccus aminophilus JCM 7686, one DNA window encodes the following:
- a CDS encoding IS3 family transposase (programmed frameshift), which yields MRKSRFTEPQIMAVLRQAESGVAVPELCREHGISTASFYKWRSKYGGMDASMMSQMKTLEDENRRLKRMFADLSMQAELLKEALGKKLTRPVQRRELAEKAVATKGVSIALACRAFGVSETCFRYSPKRDAENEFIADLLEGLTKVHRTWGFGLCFLHMRNVQGHPWNHKRVHRIYCELELNLRIKPRRRIKRDKPEELSVPDAPNTVWSMDFMADRLADGRQFRLLNVLDDFNREGLGIEVDFSLPAERVVRSLNQIIEWRGKPLAIRVDNGPEYISSTLMIWAEKQGIAHNHIQPGKPQQNAYVERYNRTVRNEWLDLYIFETIEEAQEIATDWLWTYNNERPNMGIGGITPAQKLKMAA from the exons ATGAGAAAGAGCCGTTTCACCGAGCCGCAGATCATGGCCGTGCTTCGTCAGGCCGAGAGCGGCGTGGCCGTGCCTGAACTTTGCCGCGAGCATGGGATCAGCACAGCGAGCTTTTACAAATGGCGCTCGAAGTATGGCGGCATGGACGCGTCCATGATGAGCCAGATGAAGACGCTTGAGGACGAGAACCGGCGGTTGAAGCGCATGTTTGCGGACCTGAGCATGCAGGCCGAACTGCTCAAGGAAGCACTAGGAAAAAAAT TGACACGGCCAGTTCAACGCCGGGAGCTGGCCGAGAAGGCTGTGGCGACGAAGGGGGTCAGCATCGCGCTGGCCTGCCGGGCCTTTGGCGTGAGCGAGACCTGCTTTCGCTACAGCCCGAAGCGCGATGCCGAGAACGAGTTTATCGCGGACCTGTTGGAAGGGCTGACCAAGGTGCACCGGACCTGGGGCTTTGGGCTATGTTTCCTGCACATGCGCAACGTCCAAGGGCATCCTTGGAACCACAAGCGCGTCCATCGGATCTATTGCGAGTTGGAACTGAACCTGCGGATCAAGCCGCGGCGGCGGATCAAGCGTGACAAGCCTGAAGAGCTTAGCGTCCCTGACGCGCCGAACACGGTCTGGTCAATGGACTTCATGGCTGATCGATTGGCCGATGGCCGTCAATTCCGCCTCTTGAACGTGCTGGACGACTTCAACCGTGAGGGCCTCGGCATTGAGGTCGACTTCTCGCTCCCGGCCGAGCGGGTGGTCCGGTCCCTCAATCAGATCATCGAGTGGCGCGGAAAGCCCCTGGCCATCAGGGTAGACAATGGCCCTGAATACATCAGCTCCACGCTGATGATCTGGGCCGAGAAGCAGGGCATTGCCCACAACCACATCCAGCCTGGGAAACCACAGCAGAACGCCTACGTCGAGCGTTACAACAGGACAGTCCGCAATGAATGGCTGGACCTATACATCTTTGAAACCATCGAGGAGGCGCAGGAGATCGCAACCGACTGGCTATGGACTTACAACAATGAGCGCCCCAACATGGGCATCGGCGGCATCACACCCGCCCAGAAACTGAAGATGGCTGCCTGA
- a CDS encoding LysR family transcriptional regulator — protein MNLRSLDLNLLVILDALLDEAHVSRAADRLGLSQPATSAALQRCRHLFYDELLERGRGTMRLTARAESLRAALKSLLAGVGDLIDPPEVPLAEIRQTLRIAMADYPALFVTGPLQCALAGTAPGLDLVIQPWLGGEAARAALVDGTTDIAISVLPGEDADIHREELLSEHYIIAMRPGHPAIAGFDFDGWLAYPHILVSGRGDARSPLDAELARLGRSRRIGLVVPSFGMVPDLLRGSDMIAMLPSRVMPAAPDLIARPVPIPVSGFPLHLAWHRRRAKDRALRHVADLLAEILR, from the coding sequence ATGAATTTGCGCTCGCTCGACCTGAACCTTCTGGTGATCCTCGACGCCCTTCTGGACGAGGCACATGTCAGCCGTGCCGCTGACCGGCTGGGCCTGTCACAGCCTGCTACCTCGGCCGCGCTGCAACGCTGCCGGCATCTGTTCTACGATGAATTGCTGGAGCGAGGGCGCGGCACCATGCGGCTGACAGCCCGGGCGGAATCGCTACGCGCGGCGCTGAAATCGCTGCTGGCCGGGGTGGGCGATCTGATCGACCCGCCCGAGGTGCCGCTGGCCGAGATCCGTCAAACCCTGCGCATCGCCATGGCGGACTATCCCGCGCTGTTCGTGACCGGCCCCTTGCAGTGCGCGCTGGCCGGAACGGCTCCCGGCCTCGATTTGGTGATCCAGCCCTGGCTCGGGGGCGAGGCGGCTCGCGCGGCGCTGGTCGACGGCACGACCGACATCGCTATCTCGGTCCTCCCCGGCGAGGATGCGGATATTCATCGCGAGGAGCTGCTTTCCGAACATTACATTATCGCGATGCGCCCCGGACATCCGGCGATCGCGGGTTTCGACTTTGACGGCTGGCTGGCATATCCGCATATCCTCGTCTCGGGACGCGGCGATGCGCGCAGCCCGCTCGACGCGGAACTGGCCCGCCTCGGCCGCAGCCGTCGCATCGGGCTGGTGGTGCCGAGCTTCGGTATGGTCCCGGATCTTCTGCGCGGGTCCGACATGATCGCCATGCTGCCCTCGCGCGTGATGCCTGCCGCGCCGGACCTGATCGCGCGCCCCGTTCCGATCCCGGTCAGCGGCTTCCCGCTGCATCTCGCCTGGCACCGGCGTCGCGCGAAGGACCGGGCGCTCAGGCATGTCGCCGACCTACTGGCGGAGATATTGAGGTGA
- a CDS encoding NAD(P)H-dependent oxidoreductase, producing MTKTLILMFHPDLTRSKANAAMARAAAALPGVEVIDMTAACPDGLDLFRDGEREAARLLAADRIVLQFPVQWYSAPPLLKAWQDAVLTRMFYITYDAEGRRLEGRPLMIAASAGNTAEAYVAGGRNLFPMTDLLAPLRATANRCGLVWAEPFVFYRADKLSLDEIDAAAQDYAAHLARWIAGPAEQAA from the coding sequence ATGACCAAGACCCTGATCTTGATGTTTCACCCCGACCTGACCCGGTCGAAAGCCAACGCCGCGATGGCCCGCGCCGCTGCGGCCCTGCCCGGGGTCGAGGTGATCGATATGACCGCCGCCTGCCCAGACGGCCTCGATCTTTTCCGCGACGGCGAACGGGAGGCGGCGCGACTGCTGGCCGCCGACCGGATCGTGCTGCAGTTCCCGGTGCAGTGGTATTCCGCCCCGCCGCTGCTGAAGGCCTGGCAGGATGCCGTGTTGACCCGGATGTTCTACATCACCTACGACGCGGAGGGTCGTCGGCTGGAAGGTCGGCCGCTGATGATCGCCGCCTCCGCCGGCAACACGGCCGAAGCCTATGTGGCGGGAGGGCGCAACCTCTTCCCGATGACGGACCTCCTGGCACCGTTGCGCGCCACCGCGAATCGCTGCGGATTGGTCTGGGCCGAGCCCTTCGTCTTCTACCGCGCCGACAAGCTGTCGCTCGACGAGATCGACGCTGCCGCCCAGGACTATGCCGCGCATCTCGCCCGCTGGATCGCCGGTCCGGCGGAGCAGGCAGCTTGA
- a CDS encoding RidA family protein, with amino-acid sequence MGHNISNQIMDSLFMRCVNLPGQSIPQTSQAIFVDGGGLLFVSGQVALDESGIVGGDLRAQLEQSFTNLKAVLNQAGATFDNVVKMSIYVVDYQKEMIETIRQVRGRYVNLECPPASALIGVSSLFMPGLLVEVEAIASISAVPY; translated from the coding sequence GTGGGTCACAATATCAGCAATCAAATTATGGACTCGTTATTCATGAGATGCGTAAATCTTCCTGGGCAATCCATCCCTCAGACATCGCAAGCCATCTTTGTTGATGGCGGAGGTCTTTTATTTGTATCTGGTCAAGTCGCGCTCGATGAAAGCGGTATCGTTGGCGGTGATCTCAGGGCGCAATTAGAACAATCGTTCACAAACCTAAAAGCCGTACTAAACCAAGCGGGCGCGACTTTCGATAACGTCGTCAAGATGTCGATCTATGTTGTAGACTATCAAAAGGAAATGATCGAGACAATCAGACAGGTTCGGGGGCGCTACGTTAACCTTGAGTGCCCGCCAGCAAGCGCTTTGATCGGCGTAAGCTCATTATTCATGCCTGGCCTGCTCGTAGAAGTTGAGGCGATCGCATCGATCTCGGCGGTGCCTTACTGA
- a CDS encoding MBL fold metallo-hydrolase has protein sequence MTQINEKQGKSEKNESLPAEPKWEKIGGFELIPLNIGDITLPLGELIIDRGQSSDADRKNIQEVLNNQRIVPMQDFLIRGHGTTILVDAGSYASITSESEYAIQGYTPPAPLLAQLEDLGVDPLLIDHVIFTHTHWDHFNGATFLRDQKYIPAFPNARHYISKTDWESVRQEMLVDNSEEANVFPALIESNLLDIVDGELEILPGVTIFSAPGETRGHQIARFQSNGETFYTLGDLYHHPIEVTHGDWMAVWADEEASRNSRKVVLNRAAQESARVMTSHIKGVGRIVLEDSEYRWEPC, from the coding sequence ATGACGCAAATTAATGAGAAGCAAGGTAAGTCAGAAAAAAATGAGAGCCTTCCCGCCGAGCCAAAATGGGAGAAAATCGGAGGTTTTGAGTTAATCCCGTTGAACATCGGGGACATCACCCTACCGTTAGGCGAGTTGATTATAGATCGCGGACAGTCCTCTGACGCCGATAGGAAAAACATCCAAGAGGTTTTGAACAACCAGAGAATAGTCCCCATGCAGGACTTCCTCATCCGCGGCCATGGCACCACAATCTTGGTGGATGCGGGTAGCTATGCCAGCATCACTTCAGAGTCAGAGTATGCCATTCAGGGATACACACCCCCAGCACCACTATTGGCGCAGTTAGAAGATTTGGGCGTAGATCCCCTGTTGATTGATCACGTCATTTTCACCCATACACATTGGGACCACTTTAATGGCGCGACTTTCTTGAGGGACCAAAAATATATCCCGGCCTTCCCTAATGCGCGCCATTACATCAGCAAGACTGACTGGGAGAGCGTGCGGCAAGAAATGCTAGTCGACAACTCCGAGGAAGCCAATGTCTTTCCCGCTCTTATCGAATCCAACCTTCTAGATATCGTTGACGGCGAGCTTGAAATCCTCCCGGGAGTCACCATTTTCTCTGCACCGGGGGAAACAAGAGGCCACCAGATAGCTCGCTTTCAATCAAATGGGGAAACTTTCTACACTTTGGGTGACCTTTACCATCATCCGATAGAAGTAACTCACGGAGATTGGATGGCCGTTTGGGCGGACGAAGAGGCGAGCAGAAACAGTCGCAAAGTGGTTCTAAATCGCGCCGCACAGGAATCTGCTCGTGTAATGACCTCCCATATTAAAGGTGTTGGGCGTATTGTCTTGGAGGATTCTGAGTATCGATGGGAGCCCTGCTAA
- a CDS encoding SDR family NAD(P)-dependent oxidoreductase, which produces MSEQQIILVTGGGSGIGKLAALELARTGHIVYASMRDLRGHSKERREQLAEIARDENIELHVLELDVRSEASARAAADLILARHGRIDVVINNAAMMMHGLTEAFRPEQIAEIIDLNAISWMRVNRAVLPAMRRAGRGLLIYTGSGINRLPDPFTGPYAASKAAGDVLAEVMALEVSRYGIETVIIQPGAYTSGTDHFKHAVGPADQEVAAQYDRLNGLSDELAARLNSTNLPDRRHDVEEVAEAIRDIVAMSPGARPRRVDIDPQGRGVDEINEVTARLQRNYFERMGIEDLLDVTAANASSADAKPLS; this is translated from the coding sequence ATGAGTGAACAACAGATTATTCTTGTAACCGGTGGCGGCTCCGGGATTGGCAAACTCGCGGCTTTGGAACTCGCGCGCACGGGTCATATCGTCTACGCATCAATGCGCGACCTGCGGGGCCACTCAAAAGAGCGCCGCGAGCAATTGGCTGAAATCGCGCGCGATGAAAATATCGAGCTGCACGTCCTTGAGCTCGATGTAAGAAGTGAAGCGAGCGCAAGAGCTGCCGCGGACCTTATTCTGGCGCGCCATGGTCGTATCGATGTTGTCATCAATAACGCGGCCATGATGATGCACGGTCTGACCGAGGCCTTTCGTCCAGAGCAGATCGCGGAAATCATTGACCTTAACGCGATTAGCTGGATGCGGGTTAATCGCGCGGTTCTGCCAGCAATGCGCCGCGCGGGTCGTGGCCTTCTGATCTATACCGGCAGCGGCATCAATCGATTGCCCGATCCTTTCACCGGTCCCTATGCCGCATCAAAGGCCGCTGGCGATGTCTTGGCTGAAGTCATGGCGCTCGAGGTGTCCCGCTATGGGATTGAAACCGTGATCATCCAGCCCGGCGCTTACACCAGCGGGACGGATCATTTTAAACATGCTGTCGGCCCGGCTGATCAGGAGGTCGCGGCACAATATGATCGACTTAACGGATTGTCTGACGAATTGGCGGCGCGGCTGAACAGCACAAATCTGCCCGACCGTCGGCATGATGTTGAAGAGGTCGCCGAAGCCATTCGCGATATCGTCGCAATGTCTCCGGGAGCGCGACCGCGGCGGGTGGACATCGACCCGCAAGGCAGAGGCGTGGATGAGATTAATGAAGTGACGGCAAGGCTGCAGCGAAACTATTTCGAGAGAATGGGGATCGAGGATCTTCTCGACGTCACGGCGGCCAATGCTTCTTCAGCAGATGCAAAACCTCTGAGTTAA
- a CDS encoding NADP-dependent oxidoreductase, with protein MAEPDLRGRMMRGVFLGAYGRSSVSHIGDLKINPPSANEVIVRIEAAALNPLDAKIARGDMKDWFPIRFPYVPGTDFAGTIVSVGGGVNDFAPGDLVFGRANPIAGGALATHIVIDAGRIAHRPASISAEVFACLPTPAGIALRSLDAMTRAPNETLLVLGSGAVARTAAALAGNAAYLVNSLDEFTAAPPAKYVFDTFGGELKQAALERLPEGGEFIGIVSPADDEYAQRRRIRASFEVLETSKAQLQDIARRMISGEFQLQPDHVASFDEAALVFDRYVARELAGKVVVNGYPLE; from the coding sequence TTGGCCGAACCAGACCTCAGAGGCCGCATGATGCGCGGGGTCTTTCTTGGCGCTTATGGCCGCTCTTCGGTCAGCCATATCGGCGATTTGAAAATCAATCCCCCCTCGGCCAATGAAGTCATTGTCCGAATTGAGGCCGCCGCGCTCAATCCACTCGATGCGAAGATTGCGCGAGGGGATATGAAGGATTGGTTTCCGATCCGCTTTCCCTATGTGCCGGGCACGGATTTCGCGGGAACCATCGTAAGTGTCGGTGGTGGCGTAAATGATTTCGCGCCCGGAGATCTTGTGTTCGGACGCGCCAATCCAATTGCCGGCGGGGCGCTTGCCACGCATATCGTAATTGACGCGGGCCGCATTGCTCACCGCCCTGCCAGCATTTCGGCAGAGGTGTTTGCCTGTCTGCCAACACCCGCCGGAATTGCCTTGCGCTCGCTCGATGCAATGACCCGCGCGCCGAATGAAACGCTTTTGGTGCTGGGAAGTGGCGCGGTCGCGCGAACAGCCGCCGCGCTTGCCGGAAATGCCGCTTATCTCGTCAACTCATTGGACGAATTCACGGCTGCGCCACCGGCAAAATATGTGTTCGATACATTCGGAGGCGAATTGAAACAGGCCGCCCTCGAGCGGTTACCCGAGGGCGGCGAATTTATCGGCATCGTATCACCCGCCGATGATGAATATGCGCAAAGGCGACGCATTCGCGCCTCATTCGAAGTTTTGGAAACCAGCAAGGCCCAGCTTCAAGACATCGCCCGCCGCATGATCTCGGGAGAATTCCAACTTCAACCAGATCATGTGGCATCCTTTGACGAGGCGGCATTGGTCTTCGACAGATATGTTGCACGCGAGTTGGCGGGCAAAGTCGTCGTCAATGGCTATCCTCTTGAATAA
- a CDS encoding ester cyclase, with translation MQHPHIPQSAARALSSQRRAALESFYGALALKQPDLVDLALTGDWEDIPMAPNQEPGPAGIKAIFATLSAAFPDLTVRIVDALAEENRAAVRVECTGTHQGALFGVPASGKAISFSLHEFHEFDGDRIKRTWHMEDLFGLFAQIGTWPNQTSEAA, from the coding sequence ATGCAACATCCACACATCCCGCAATCTGCCGCGCGCGCGCTTTCCTCCCAAAGACGCGCGGCCCTCGAGAGTTTTTACGGCGCTTTGGCGCTGAAACAGCCCGATCTGGTGGATCTGGCGCTGACTGGTGATTGGGAGGATATCCCGATGGCGCCCAATCAAGAGCCCGGACCTGCTGGCATCAAGGCGATCTTCGCGACGCTCTCTGCCGCCTTTCCGGATCTGACGGTCCGCATCGTGGACGCGCTTGCGGAAGAAAATCGCGCGGCTGTCAGGGTCGAATGCACCGGGACGCATCAAGGCGCTCTCTTCGGAGTCCCCGCAAGCGGCAAGGCAATCAGCTTTTCTCTCCACGAATTTCACGAATTCGACGGCGACCGGATCAAACGCACCTGGCATATGGAGGATCTCTTCGGTCTCTTTGCCCAGATTGGCACTTGGCCGAACCAGACCTCAGAGGCCGCATGA
- a CDS encoding LysR family transcriptional regulator: MDLDGFDLNLLVAFDALMTERHVTRAATRLGISQPAMSAALARLRRLTGDELFVRSAHGFAPTPRALDLARPLRHALDTVREALGSALDFDPGTTRQVFTLALSDHPAHVLLPGLSGAIAANAPFADIRVRAFGDRRDAISLLDEGAVDVAIGVSPGSEARILDLPLFEERFVGVARKGSTSAAAFEDLDAFSAATHVLVSPEGDDRGVVDEALARLGRSRRIGLTAALMYSAPSIIAATDYVGVLLEGVVRATGAANLSTHALPLDLAPVSFHLLWHRRTDAHPAQKWLRATIVQAAHQLELNGG, encoded by the coding sequence ATGGATTTAGATGGCTTTGACCTCAATCTTCTGGTGGCCTTCGATGCGCTGATGACAGAGCGCCATGTCACGCGCGCCGCCACCCGCTTGGGCATCAGTCAGCCGGCGATGAGCGCCGCTTTGGCGCGCTTGCGACGGTTGACGGGAGATGAGCTTTTCGTGCGCAGTGCGCATGGATTTGCACCGACCCCGCGCGCCTTGGATCTTGCGCGGCCGCTGCGACATGCGCTCGACACGGTGCGCGAAGCCTTGGGAAGCGCGCTCGACTTCGATCCGGGCACGACGCGGCAAGTCTTCACGCTCGCGTTGTCCGATCACCCCGCCCATGTGCTTCTGCCCGGCCTGTCCGGCGCAATCGCGGCGAATGCGCCATTTGCCGACATCCGGGTGCGCGCGTTCGGAGACCGGCGCGACGCCATTTCGCTTCTGGATGAAGGCGCGGTCGATGTGGCGATCGGGGTTTCGCCGGGAAGCGAGGCCCGGATCCTCGATCTTCCCTTGTTTGAAGAGCGGTTTGTCGGTGTCGCTCGCAAGGGCTCGACCTCCGCGGCGGCCTTTGAGGATCTGGACGCCTTTTCCGCTGCGACCCATGTTCTCGTTTCGCCCGAAGGCGATGATCGCGGCGTGGTGGATGAGGCCTTGGCGCGCCTTGGCCGATCACGTCGGATAGGTCTGACGGCGGCATTGATGTATTCGGCGCCGTCCATCATCGCCGCGACCGATTATGTCGGCGTGCTTCTCGAGGGGGTTGTGCGCGCAACCGGAGCGGCCAACCTGTCGACGCACGCTCTGCCACTCGACCTCGCCCCGGTGAGCTTTCATCTGCTCTGGCACCGGCGCACCGATGCGCATCCCGCGCAAAAATGGCTGCGGGCGACGATTGTGCAAGCCGCGCATCAGCTCGAGCTGAACGGCGGATGA
- a CDS encoding SDR family oxidoreductase: MSKSEKKVAIVTGSSRGIGAEIALQLAKDGFNIVVNYAGSAGPAQEVVEKIRAVGGDAIAVQADVADPAAVIAMFEATEAAFGRVDVAINCAGVLKLAKIAEYDDKTFDQIIAINLKGTFNMCREAAKRLGNGGRIINFSSSVIGVRLPGYGPYIATKAAVEGLTQVLAQEMRGRGISVNAVAPGPVATELFLEGKSPELIEQMAKMNPLERLGQPEDIARVVSFLAGPDGAWVNGQTIRANGGMC; encoded by the coding sequence ATGAGTAAATCAGAGAAGAAGGTCGCCATTGTAACCGGTTCGTCGCGCGGCATCGGTGCTGAAATTGCGCTTCAGCTTGCGAAAGACGGGTTCAATATTGTCGTGAACTATGCCGGAAGTGCGGGCCCGGCGCAGGAGGTTGTCGAAAAGATCCGCGCAGTCGGCGGCGATGCCATCGCGGTTCAGGCCGATGTCGCCGACCCCGCGGCGGTCATCGCGATGTTTGAGGCGACCGAAGCCGCCTTTGGTCGCGTCGATGTCGCGATCAATTGCGCAGGCGTCCTCAAGCTCGCCAAAATCGCTGAATATGACGACAAGACCTTCGATCAGATCATTGCGATCAACCTCAAGGGCACGTTCAATATGTGCCGCGAAGCGGCGAAGCGTCTGGGCAATGGCGGCCGGATCATCAACTTCTCATCAAGCGTCATCGGCGTGCGCCTGCCGGGCTATGGCCCCTATATCGCCACCAAGGCCGCGGTCGAGGGGCTGACGCAGGTTCTTGCACAAGAGATGCGCGGTCGTGGCATCAGCGTCAACGCCGTTGCGCCGGGGCCGGTCGCGACCGAACTCTTCCTTGAGGGCAAGAGCCCCGAGCTCATCGAGCAGATGGCCAAGATGAACCCGCTCGAACGGCTTGGCCAGCCCGAGGATATTGCGCGCGTCGTCTCCTTCCTGGCTGGCCCGGATGGCGCATGGGTGAACGGACAGACGATCCGCGCCAACGGCGGGATGTGCTGA
- a CDS encoding LysR family transcriptional regulator: protein MSFDSRLLSGIGVLSAVVQAGSFARAGEALGLTQPAVSRAVARLEDRVGIRIFNRTARAISLTDEGRRFFEAVAPLLAGIEEAAIDAAGSKAHVRGRLRVNVDATFAHYILAPKLAEFLDLHPDLAVEISVRDRMGDLVAEGFDLAVRFGPMLPSNYKAQLLLETRVFTCASKAYLDRYGEPQHPNDLATGHHCLFIRDPVTGRPFEWEFRRGDEIIPLDATGRLMVNDSGSLVGACFGGAGLAQLLELYAADMIASGKVSLILPDWTDETFPLYAYYQNATFTSAKVRAFLDFIGRILAP, encoded by the coding sequence ATGTCATTTGACAGCAGACTTCTCTCTGGGATCGGCGTGCTTTCGGCGGTCGTGCAAGCCGGCAGTTTTGCCCGAGCTGGCGAGGCTCTGGGTCTGACACAACCCGCTGTGAGCCGCGCGGTTGCACGGCTCGAGGACCGGGTTGGCATCCGGATCTTCAATCGCACGGCGCGCGCGATTTCGCTGACCGACGAAGGCCGACGCTTCTTTGAGGCCGTCGCGCCGCTGCTTGCCGGGATCGAAGAGGCGGCGATTGATGCAGCGGGTTCGAAGGCGCATGTGCGCGGCAGACTGAGGGTCAACGTCGATGCGACCTTCGCTCATTATATTCTGGCGCCAAAGCTTGCGGAATTTCTCGATCTGCATCCCGATCTCGCGGTAGAGATCAGCGTCCGCGATCGGATGGGCGATCTTGTCGCTGAAGGCTTTGACCTCGCCGTCCGGTTCGGCCCGATGCTGCCCTCGAATTACAAGGCGCAGCTGCTTTTGGAAACGCGGGTCTTTACCTGTGCGTCAAAGGCCTATCTCGATCGATATGGCGAGCCGCAGCATCCCAATGATCTCGCAACCGGGCATCACTGCCTGTTCATCCGCGACCCGGTGACCGGCCGCCCGTTTGAATGGGAGTTTCGTCGTGGGGACGAGATCATTCCGCTAGATGCGACCGGGCGATTGATGGTCAACGATTCCGGCTCACTCGTCGGCGCCTGTTTCGGCGGCGCCGGTCTGGCGCAGTTGCTGGAGCTTTACGCAGCCGACATGATTGCCAGCGGAAAGGTCTCGCTTATCCTGCCCGATTGGACGGATGAGACCTTTCCGCTTTACGCCTACTATCAAAACGCCACCTTCACCTCGGCGAAAGTCCGGGCGTTTCTTGACTTCATCGGCAGAATTCTGGCACCTTGA
- a CDS encoding SDR family oxidoreductase, with product MGMLQDKVAIITGASSGIGRAAALLFSAEGAALVLNARNARTLEDVADLVRANGGRVRTVVGDVGRPDTHQELVATAVEAFGGLDIAFNNAAMVGPIKPLANVDLEEWQETISTTLTSAFLGSRAQIPAMLQRGGGSIIFSSSFVGTSVGLPGMAVYGTAKAGLMGLVKGITADYAAEGIRANALLPGGTDTAMAGDEAQKEWAASLHAMKRIAQPEEIARAALFLASPMSSFVAGSALFADGGNSAVK from the coding sequence ATGGGAATGTTGCAAGATAAGGTCGCGATCATTACCGGCGCGTCGTCCGGAATAGGTCGGGCTGCTGCTTTGCTCTTTAGCGCCGAAGGTGCCGCGCTGGTCTTGAATGCCAGAAATGCGCGCACATTGGAGGACGTGGCCGATTTGGTTCGTGCGAATGGCGGACGCGTTCGAACGGTGGTCGGTGATGTCGGCAGACCAGACACACATCAGGAGCTGGTCGCAACTGCCGTTGAAGCGTTTGGTGGCTTGGACATCGCATTCAACAATGCAGCGATGGTCGGACCGATAAAACCGCTTGCGAATGTCGATCTTGAGGAGTGGCAGGAAACGATCTCAACAACCCTGACCTCCGCTTTCCTTGGAAGTCGCGCGCAGATTCCCGCCATGCTCCAACGCGGCGGTGGCTCCATCATCTTTTCATCGAGCTTCGTCGGCACGAGCGTCGGGCTTCCGGGAATGGCGGTTTACGGGACGGCCAAAGCCGGACTGATGGGGCTGGTGAAAGGCATTACCGCTGATTATGCGGCCGAAGGCATCCGCGCGAATGCTCTTTTGCCCGGTGGAACGGATACCGCTATGGCAGGAGACGAGGCGCAGAAAGAATGGGCCGCCAGCTTGCATGCGATGAAGCGCATTGCACAGCCTGAGGAAATCGCGCGAGCGGCGCTCTTCCTCGCCAGCCCCATGTCGAGCTTTGTCGCGGGCTCTGCTCTCTTCGCCGATGGTGGCAATTCCGCCGTGAAGTAA
- a CDS encoding dihydrofolate reductase family protein, whose protein sequence is MTTAHVFIAASLDGFIATRDGDVSWLTPNGAENEDHGYDSFYGSVDGIIMGRGTWEVVSNFDPWPFDKPVIVLSGSLTQEDVPAAQQKTVRIWNTSLPETMRKVSAEGWSRAYIDGGKLIQSALAEGLVQDMILTRIPVLLGSGLPLFGSLPKAIPLKHLRSESFPSGLVQSHYQIAP, encoded by the coding sequence GTGACCACAGCGCATGTCTTTATCGCAGCCAGCCTTGATGGCTTCATTGCAACGCGCGATGGGGACGTAAGCTGGCTGACTCCAAACGGTGCCGAAAATGAAGATCACGGCTACGACAGCTTCTATGGCAGCGTGGACGGCATCATCATGGGTCGCGGCACCTGGGAGGTTGTCTCAAACTTTGATCCATGGCCGTTCGACAAGCCAGTCATCGTGCTGTCTGGCTCGCTGACGCAAGAGGATGTTCCCGCCGCGCAGCAAAAGACTGTCCGCATCTGGAACACGTCACTTCCCGAGACCATGAGGAAGGTTTCGGCGGAGGGCTGGTCGAGAGCCTATATCGATGGTGGCAAGCTCATCCAATCCGCATTGGCCGAGGGGTTGGTCCAGGACATGATCCTGACAAGGATACCGGTTTTACTGGGCTCCGGCCTGCCGCTTTTCGGCAGTCTTCCAAAAGCAATCCCCTTGAAACACTTGCGCAGCGAAAGCTTCCCCTCGGGGCTTGTGCAATCCCACTATCAGATTGCGCCATGA